A stretch of Arachis hypogaea cultivar Tifrunner chromosome 15, arahy.Tifrunner.gnm2.J5K5, whole genome shotgun sequence DNA encodes these proteins:
- the LOC112748572 gene encoding uncharacterized acetyltransferase At3g50280, whose amino-acid sequence MASVKVISTSTIHAANKASTVEEEIQLTPWDLQLLLVDPIQKGLLYRNDPVTPPIIIQHLKHSLSSTLSFFPPLAGRLSVTEHDDNTSSVSVICNNSGALFVHAVADDYSVNDIVSSVYTPRFVHSLFPLNRVRNHEGTTKPLLAVQVTELNDGYFIGCTMNHVVGDGTSFWHFMNSWAEISRGSEKLSKPPVLERWFLDSGHGCSASAIRVPLTKEKMIQSGYYGFVSELQRERVFHFSKDKIAELKTKAKAELEGESKNKISSLQALLTHLWRSVVRNQGLEPEEEVNYRLLIGGRGRMKSPALAENYFGNAVQDGTVSMKVKELLEGGLGKGALEMRKIVDLHTEEKMKSYYRGWVKNPRLLTEGGMAGNALVTSSSPRFDVYGNDFGWGKPVAVRSGAGNKSHGKITVFAGAEDGVDIEVCLSYEILEAMGNDCEFMDAASLRRLITN is encoded by the coding sequence ATGGCAAGTGTGAAAGTCATTTCAACAAGTACAATCCATGCAGCAAACAAAGCTTCAACGGTGGAGGAGGAGATTCAGTTAACTCCATGGGATCTCCAACTCCTCCTAGTTGATCCCATTCAAAAGGGCCTCCTCTACCGTAACGACCCGGTCACTCCACCGATCATAATCCAACACCTCAAACATTCCCTTTCATCCACCCTTTCTTTCTTCCCACCGCTTGCGGGCCGCCTTTCCGTTACGGAACATGACGACAACACTTCCTCCGTTTCCGTTATTTGCAACAACTCCGGAGCATTGTTTGTCCATGCAGTTGCGGATGACTACTCCGTTAACGATATCGTTAGTTCCGTTTACACTCCACGCTTTGTGCACTCTTTGTTCCCGCTCAACAGGGTTAGAAACCACGAAGGAACAACCAAGCCGTTGTTGGCGGTTCAAGTCACGGAGCTCAACGACGGTTACTTCATCGGGTGCACCATGAACCACGTTGTTGGAGACGGAACTTCCTTTTGGCATTTCATGAACTCTTGGGCTGAGATCTCACGTGGTTCGGAAAAATTGTCCAAGCCTCCCGTGCTTGAACGCTGGTTCCTTGACAGCGGCCATGGCTGCTCCGCGTCTGCCATACGGGTTCCTTTGACGAAGGAGAAGATGATCCAAAGTGGTTACTACGGTTTCGTCTCAGAACTGCAACGCGAGAGAGTTTTCCATTTCAGTAAAGACAAGATCGCTGAACTCAAGACAAAAGCCAAGGCAGAACTTGAAGgcgaaagcaaaaacaaaatatcTTCGCTGCAAGCGCTTTTGACTCACCTGTGGAGATCCGTGGTTCGGAACCAGGGTCTTGAGCCcgaagaagaggtgaattacaggTTGCTGATAGGTGGTAGGGGGAGAATGAAGAGTCCGGCATTGGCGGAAAACTATTTTGGGAATGCGGTGCAGGACGGAACAGTGAGCATGAAGGTTAAAGAGCTTCTAGAAGGAGGGCTTGGAAAGGGTGCGTTGGAGATGAGAAAGATAGTTGATTTGCACACGGAGGAGAAGATGAAGAGTTATTATAGGGGTTGGGTGAAGAACCCTAGGCTTCTGACGGAGGGAGGCATGGCTGGCAATGCTTTAGTGACAAGCAGTTCGCCAAGGTTTGATGTTTATGGGAATGATTTCGGGTGGGGGAAACCGGTGGCGGTGAGAAGCGGAGCCGGGAACAAGAGCCATGGTAAGATAACGGTTTTTGCTGGGGCGGAAGATGGTGTTGACATTGAGGTTTGTCTTTCCTATGAGATATTGGAAGCTATGGGTAATGACTGTGAATTCATGGATGCCGCCTCGCTCCGCCGCCTAATAACAAATTGA